The stretch of DNA CCAAACGGGCAACTTTAATCCCTCCGCCAAGGCTTTGGCAACATAGTTAATCCCCACGGCAGCGGGAATCAAAGTCATGGTGGCAGCACTTAACTTAAATTTCCACATACTGGTACGATGAATCGGTTCTGTTTTCATAATCTTCTCCTTTTGTTTTTAAAGAGCCGTGTCTGGATAGACTTTCGGACGCAACGCTCTATTATATATCTACTGAACTGTCTATACACAAGATTTCCATCCTTAGTCGACATGAGCTGGGAATCTTTATTTGTTAAGTAGTTCACAACACATTATACACCTATTTTGTGAATAGTCAAGTGTATTTACAGTAAAATTTTAGAAAATCCTAAAAATTTCCTCTTATTTTCCATTTAAAAATGAAAATCATTAATTCTGACACCAAAAAAGCCCAGACAACATTGTCTGAGCAGTTTTCTATATGGTCGTTTAACAAAGTTGAGTTTGACATTTTCAAACTATTTCTTCAACAAACCTTGTTCTTGTAGAAACTCCTTGGCTACTTGTTCTGCTGACTTGCCTTCAACACCGACTTGGTAGTTGAGCTGGCTCATCTGGCTTTCAGTAATTTTACCAGCCAATTTATTGAGAACTGTTTCCAACTCTGGATGTTTCTTGAGGAGAGCTTCTTTCATTAGTGGAGCCCCTTGATAAGGTGGGAAGAGTTGCTTGTCATCTTCCAAAACCTGTAAATCGTAACGTGCCAATTCCGCATCAGTCGAATAGGCATCCGTGATTTGAATATCGCCCGACTGAATAGCCTGATAGCGAAGGGCTGGCTCCATGGTCGCTACATTGAGATTGAGACCATACATTGACTGCAAGCCCTTATTTCCATCTTCACGGTCATTAAACTCAAGTGTAAAGCCTGCCTTTAGCTGCCCTTCCACTTTTTTCAAGTCCGAAATGGTCTTCAAGCCATATTCTTGAGCGATCTTTTTCGGAACAGCTACAGCGTAGGTATTTTGATAAGACATAGGTTTGAGATAGGCTAGATGATCCTGTTTGGCAATACCATCACGCGCCACCTGATAAACCTGATCTGGCTCATGACTCACTTTAGGTGATGGTTGCAGCAAACTTTCAGTCACCGTACCAGTAAATTCAGGATAGATGTCAATATCGCCTTTTTTCAAAGCTTCATAAAGAAAGCTTGTTTTCCCAAAATTCGGTTTAACAGTCGCAGTCATACTGGTGTTTTCTTCAATCAGCAACTTATACATATTGGCCAAAATTTCTGGTTCCGGTCCCAATTTACCAGCAATGATCAAGTTCTCTTTCTCTTTTTGAGCCAAAAGAGCTGGACTATAAGACAGACCGAGCAATATGGTCACCAAGGCAAAACCAGAAAAAATCGTCCGCAATTTTGCTTTTTCCATCACTTTTAGTAGGAAGTTAAAGGCAATGGCAAGCACTGCGGAAGAAAGTGCCCCAATCAAAATTAGACTGGCATTATTACGGTCAATTCCCAAAAGGATAAAGGACCCCAGTCCTCCCGCCCCAATCAAGGCCGCCAAAGTTGCCGTACCGATAATTAAGACCGCTGCCGTCCGAATCCCAGACATCATAACAGGCATAGCAAGTGGAATTTCAAATTTCTTGAGACGCTCCCACCTAGTCATCCCAAAGGCAATCCCAGCCTCTTGCAGACTCGGATCAATTCCCTTTAGCCCAGTGATGGTATTTTGCAAAATCGGAAAAATCGCATAAATCACTAGAGCTGTCAAAGCCGGCAAGGTTCCAATTCCCATCAAGGGGATAAAGAGTCCCAACAAGGCCAGAGACGGGATAGTCTGGAAAATCCCTGCAATCTGCAAAACCCAATCCGCCAACTTCTCATGATAGCGAAGATAAACAGCCAAGGGAATCGCTATAAAGATGGCCAGCAACAAGGTCAAAAGTGACAACTGCAAATGTTGAGATAGAGCTGTCAACCAATCACTAAAACGATCCTGAAAAGTTGCAATTAAATTAGTCATGAACACTACCTCCAAACAAATCTGCAACAAAGTCTGTTGCAGGAGCTTTTAAAATGGTCTCGGGATTCGCTACCTGGCGAATCTCTCCATCCTGCAAGACAGCAATACGGTCTGCCAATTTCAAGGCTTCATCCGTATCATGGGTCACAAAAATCGTTGTCATCCCAAACTCTTTATGCAATTCTTTCGTCAGAACCTGCAACTGTTTGCGAGAAATAGCATCCAAGGCTGAAAAAGGTTCATCCATGAGGAGAATCTTAGGCTGACCAATCATAGCACGAACAATACCGACCCGTTGCTGTTCCCCACCAGATAGTTCACTAGGTAAACGATGCCCATACTCAGCCACTGGTAAACCAACCTTAGCCAAAAGCTCTTCTGTTTTCTGAGCAATTTCTTCCTTAGTCCAGCCCTTCATTTCAGGAATCAGGGCAATATTTTCCGCGACCGTTAGATTAGGAAATAGGGCAATAGCCTGTAAAACATAACCAGTAGAAAGACGAAGATCCCGCTCGTCATAATCTTTGATGCGCTTGCCATCCATATAAATATTTCCATCAGTCGGTTCCAAGAGACGGTTAATCATCTTAATCATGGTCGTCTTACCGGACCCAGATGGCCCAACTAAAACCATAAACTCGCCATTCTCAATCCGTAAATTAACATCTCTCAAGACATCTTTTTCTGTGTAACGTAAAGCTACATTTTTGTATTCAATCATTCTGTATCCTCAATTTAAAACTTCCCTCGATTGGTCAGGTCTTCTACCTTAGGCATGACTTCCTTATTATCCCAATTCTCCACAATTTTTCCATTTTCTAGACGGAAAATATCGTACTGGGCATAGGCAACTCCATCAATCAGAGTCTGACCATAGCTAACCACATAGTTTCCTTGTCCTAAGAGTTGGAAAACAAAGTCAAAAGTGGCCTTTACTTATAAACAGCTAATTTACTCCATTTTAAACCTCATTTTCCTCCTCTTTCAGATTAGCCAAAATTCTTTCTTGAAAGGCTTCAAACTGCCGAATTTCTTTCTCTGAAAATCCTTTGTAAAAAATCGTATCCAATTTCTGATTGACACGTTGCCCCACTTCTTTTTGCGACTGCCCCAACTCTGTTAAAACCAAATACTTCTTACGCTTATCTTCTCCACAAGGACTAATAGTTACAAGATTTTGTTCCTCTAGCTTTTTAATCATCGTCGTCAGTGTATTATTAGCAAGCCCAGTTGCCAGAGCAATATCTGTCGCAGTTGCGCAACCAGTTTTACTATTCCATAAAACCGCTAAAATCTTCCCCTGTTCACTCCGATAAAGAGCTTCAGAATCTTGGTTCACTAACTTTTGAAAAATCCGTCCATTCAACAAACGAATATGATGGGCTACCAAATGACTATCTTTCATGACACCTCCAATTTATTTCGATATCGAAACGAATAAAATGATTGTAACACTCATCGTTCTAACTGTCAACTATTTCGATTTAGAAATAATTTTTCCCAGTAAAAAAATCTCCTATACAAGGTAGAAGATTTTACTCTTATATACTTAATCCGTCATGTCCGATACCAAAGTTCGATGCTCTAAGGGAATACTGCACATAACTAGCAAGAAAATGAAACCAGACTGAATCCAGAAGAGGGCCAAGTCAAAGATTCCGTGCACAGCAACCACTGTAAGGAAAGATAGATAAAGACCAATAATCGGACGTTTCCCCGACTCCTGACTCATATCCATCATCAAGCGAACAGGAACAACAGAAGACAAAACTAATAAAATAGTCCCCACAACTCCGTAACTCAGAATCGTATCAATATAAAGGCTGTGAGCATGTTCATGATAAGGAGCATTTATCCGAGGATACGAGTGCATGTAGGTCAATGGCCCCTCACCCCAGAAAGGATTTTGCTTAAATAAGGCCATCCCAGCATCCCAGATAGAAATTCGTTCCTCCATAGAAGAGTCTAAAGTCCCCATCCGAACTCCCAAATCACTGGAAAAGAGGAAACTCAAGCCAATCGCAAAGACCCCAATACTAAGCCAAAAGGCCTTCCAGTTTTTAATGGTCGTAAAGAGATAGATGATTGCTCCAGCGATAATAGCAGGAAAGGCAGTTCGATTTTGAGTAAAGTTCAAACCAAAGAGATTCACAAAGCCTGCAAACACACAGAATACTTTCAACCAATTCAATTTGGTCGTTGTAAACAGATAGAAAGCAATCATGATACAGAAACAACAAATAATTCCATAATAATTAGGATTAAAGAAGGTCACTTCTGCACGATTCTGATGCCACACCTGCATATTGGGTGAAAGAAAAGCATAGTTAAATTTCTTCACAATTTGGAAATGTTCTAAACTCGCAAAAGCAGCTGACAAGACGCTACCAAACAAGACGAGCTGCAAAATCAATCGAAAGAATTTATGTGATAAAATCGACTGATAATGCAAAAAGAAAACAGTAAATAGAAAAATTCCTACTGAAGCCACAACTCCCATCCAATTTTGTGCAAAAACAGATATAACAGTACTATAGCCAAGAAAAAGAAGCAGCATCGGATGCTCCCCCATTTTCTGAAGAATACTTTTCATGTCTCCTGTAAAAATCAAACTAATAATATATAAACAGAATACAACTACAAAAAGATAAAAGGGTAAAAAGATACTCAGGATAATTCCCAATAAAATCAGCTCTTTACTAGACAACCCTTTCAGCTTTTCAATAAAGCCTATTGATTTCAAAATGAATCCTTTCTCTCCAAATCAGTTGATTCAGATAATAGTAAGCTACCCTTTATTGTACCACTTTTTTAGCAATTTGAAAACAAAGGAAACGTTTTCTAAAATAAAAACCCTATTTTATCAACCATATCAAGTCAAGGCTTCAAAATGTTACTTCAATTCCATTCTCAATTACCCGATAAGTCTGATTTTGCAGATCAATTTCTGCTACTGCTGTTACGGACTTATCTTTATTTTGACGTTTGATTACAATGCTGTGGGCTGTTGGTGTTTCAACGTCAATAGTTCCTTCTAGATCAAAGGCTTCTGAACGGTTACGGAAAGAAAATAGATTGAGAAGTGCCTTCACTACGGGACGTTGGACTTCTTCTGCTATTTCCTCATTGCTATAGTAATGACGATTAATATTTCGACCTTCTTTAGTTTCTTCTAATAATTTCAAGTCATTCTTGCCTGCTAATAGACCTACATAGTAAACTTGAGGAATACCTGGAGCAAAAGCTTGAATTAGACGAGCGAGAAAATACTTAACATCATCATCTCCAAGCGCAGAATAGTAAGTTGAATTGATTTGGTAGATATCTAAATTGTTATACTCGGCACTGGAGTACTTACGTTTGACATTAGCTCCAACCTTATAGAGTTCATTTGAAGCATAGTCAATCTCCTCATCTGTCAGGATATCCTTGACATCCACCACTCCAATCCCATCATGGGTGTCTAGCGTCGTAAATTGCTTCATTGGGCTCATCTTTAACCACTTAGCCAAACGCTCTGTTCTGGAACTGTAAAGAGTATAAAGTGTCACCATTGGAAGAGCAAAATCATAAACATAGTAATCATGGTCTGCTATTTTAAACTGAATCGAATAATGTTCATGAATCTCAGGTAAGAGCTCTGTCCCATACTCAGCAGCGATATCTCGAACTTTGTCCAATAAATCCCAAATATTTGGTTCCACAAAGAAATCATTAGTATCCAATTTCTTCACTGCATAAGCAAAGGCATCTAGACGAATCAAATCACACCCATTACTTGCCAAGTGCTGAATGGTCTTACGGATAAATTCCATCGTTACTTCTTTGGTCACATCAAGATCAATCTGCTCCTCACCAAAGGTATTCCACAAATGTTCCACTGACCCATCTTCAAACACAATCTCTTGCTTTGGTGCACGATCCTTACGCTTGTAAATTAAATCTACATCCGACTGTGTTGGACGGTTTTCTGGCCAAAACTTATCCCAGTTTAAAAAGAGAGCTTTAAATTCACTGGCTTCATGTTTTTCTTGATAGTCCTTATAATACTTAGATTGACGAGAAATATGATTAATCATAAAGTCAAACATAAGATAATATTTTTCACCTAAACGTTTAATATCCTCCCAATCACCAAAAGCTGAGTCCACTTCGTCGTAGTCAACTGGCGCAAATCCACGATCACCTGTTGATGGGAAAAATGGTAGAAGGTGAACTCCCCCAATAGCATCTCCAAAATGCTCTTCCAAATTCTCATATAAGTCTTTAAGATTATTTCCCAGACTATCTGAATAGGTAATCAACATAGTTTTATTCTGAATTGACATAATTACTCTCCTTTTTTTAATTGAAGCCAAGTCTCATATGACTTGGCTTCGTAAATCAAATTCATGTTATACTCTTCGAAAATCTCTTCAAATCACGTCAGCTTTATCTGCAACCTCAAAGCTGTGCTTTGAGCAACCTGCGGCTAACTTCCTAGTTTGCTCTTTGATTTTCATTGAGTATTAAATCTCTGTTTATCATCAAACTCGTACTAATATAGACTGTGATAAACTAAGTACCACTTTCTTGTTTTCTACATAGAATTATCAACAAGCTGAACCCTTCCTTTCCTCTGTGTCAGAGACTATAGATTCTATGAGCTCTTCTTACTTCACTGCCCCGTTGCTCATTCCTGAAATAATATGTTTTTGGAAGATGAGGTAGACGACAGTAATTGTTATAATTCCCACAATATAGGATGCAAAGCTTGGCCCATAGTCATTAAAATACTGACCTTGGTAGTTGTACTGGAAGAGAGGCAAAGTCCACATCTTGGAATCCTTATTCAAAATTAACAATGGCAACATAAAGTCATTCCAGAACCATAATGCATTGATAATCAAGGTTGTAGCATGCATGGGCTTCAGCATTGGAAAGATAATTCGACGGTAAGTTGTAAATCGATCAGCCCCATCAATTTCTGCAGCTTCATCTAAACTATCTGGTACACTGATTTTAATATAACCAACATACAAGAAGAGGGTCTGTGGAATTGCATAAGTTAGATAGAGTAGTACCAACCCCCACATATTTGCCAGGCCGAGTTTGCTCATCATAACTGTGATAGGAATCATAATCACCTGAAATGGAACAAATATCCCTAAGATCAAGAGCGAATACATAATTGCAAAGGCTTTTTTCTTGGACATATTTCGAGCAATGGAATAAGCTGCAGCTGGTATAAAGAAGGCCACTACAATCAATGATAATACCGTAATAACAGCTGAATTCCAGAAATAGCCTCCAATCCCATCCGAAACCAATCGTTCATAATTGCTTAATGTAAAAGGATTGGGCAAACCAAAGAAATGATTCATGATATCCTTGGTTGTCTTGAAGGAACTAAAAACCGTTACCAACAAAGGAACAAGTATGAGAATACCACCTACTATCAAGAGGACATACTTCCAAAACTGATTCAATTTTTCTTCTTTTTTCATGTGTAGGACTCCCCAATTAGATTTCAAATTTCTTTGATAGTTTGATTTGGATCAGAGAAACAATTCCAATAATTAAGAATAAAATCAAGGCAATTGCATTCGCATATCCATATTGATTACTCTTGAAGGCATAGTTATAGACTAAAAGACCAAGAGACGTTGTAGCATTATTTGGGCCACCACTCGTCAAGGCAAAAATTTGGTCAAAGGCAGTCAAACCAGACTTAAGAGCTAGGATAAAAACCATAGAAATCGTTGGCAACAAATATGGTAACTCAATTTTCCAAAAAGTTTGTTTGCTTGTTGCACCATCAATTGATGCCGCCTCCAAAATATCAGATGGAATACTCTGAAGACCAGCAAGAAAGAGAATAATTGGCATTGCTACTCCTTGCCATAGAAGAACAAAAATAGTTGCTACTACCGCTCCGATCGGTGTTCCTAATAGACTTTCTTGTAAAAAACTAATCCCTAAAATTTTTCCAATCGTTGGAAGACCATAGTTGAAGAATTGTTTAAAAATCAAGGAAACTGTCAAACCAGACAAAACCGCCGGGAAAAAGAACCATGCTCTAAAGAAGGTCTGCCCTTTCATCTTAGAATTTAAGGCTCGAGCGACAACCATCCCAATTGTAATCTCTCCAATAATCAATGCCAGGGTTAAAATCAAAGTAAAAGCAATGGCTGTGAAGAATTTCCCATCAATCATCAGCAATTTGTAGTTATTCAGACCAACAAATTTATAATTATAGGTCAATCCAGTCCAGTTAGTCAAACTATAGAAAGCACCTTGTACCATCGGAAAGTAAAAGAAGATAGCTTGTAATGCAAGCGGGATGAGCAAAAAAGTCCAACCCCAGTATTTATTTAAAATTTTTCGAATAGCCATATCATCTTAACTCCTATTCTAGTCCAAATCTGCCTTCATTGGATTAAAGAAAGCATTGAGATTGTTTGCCATATTTTTCAGATTTTTATCCATCAAGTAACCTGCACTTAGATTGAAAAAATCTTCTTCAGAATTCCAGTGTTGGCCCAACCAAACATAATGTTTATCCGTAAATGCTAGTTTAGAAATCTCTGCAAGTGCTGAATCTTCTTTTTCCTGTACACCTTTCACCGCAACTGGTGATCCATCCACATCATAATATGCTTGCATAGCTTTTGAACTAGTCATATAGCTGATAAATTCTTCGGTTTCTTTAGGATGTTTGGTAGTAGCTGAAGTTGATAATGCCATGTCCCCTGCACCAACAGTGACTTCTTTTCCTACTTCTTCTCCTGGGAAGGCAAACATCCCCACATTAAATTTTGGATCCTGTTGATTAATTGCCGCTAATGCCCATGATCCTTGTGGCATCATCAAGGCTTTTTCATTCGAGAATGCTACCACCGCATCATTATAAGAGGCACCACGCCATCCATCTTGAGCATTATCCGCCAACAAATCTAGTCGTTCTGCATCTGCTTTTAAAATAGCATCATCTACAGAAATAGAATTTGGTTTTGAAAAGCGAAGATAGTTATTAGCTGCGTCTCCACTGCCTGTAATGGTAATGAGAGAAAGTTGGTGATAACCGTTTAATGTCCATCCTTCATTGCCTGCAACTGCAAACGGAGAATTCCCACTATCTTTTATCTTTTTAACAATCTCTTGAAACTCTTTAAAAGTCTTCGGTTCCTCAAGTCCTAATTCTTTAAACTTTGTTTTATTGTAATAGATTCCATAAAGGTTAGCAGTTAAAGGCACACTATAAATCTTGTTATTGATTGCATACTTTTCTGCATAGTCATTCTTAATATTCTCAAGATAAGATTTCCCTGTCATATCTGCAAAGTAACCTGCTTTTGCCCACTCCTGAAAATCCATATTTTGAGGATAGATATTAACAATATCTGGAACATCTCCTGATAAAATCCGAGTCTTCAGAACAATTCCAGCTGCCGGAACAGTCGTCAGTTTTACATCAATAGTAGGATGATCCTTTTCAAAATTATCTACAATTTTTTGCAAAGTATCCGCCATTTCGGTCTTCTGGTTAAAAAATTCAATCGTTACCTTTCCATCAGTCGATTGATTATTCTGACCACAAGCTGTTAGACCTAGTAAACTAGCACCAGCGACTAAAAGAAAACCTGCTTTCTTATACCATTTCATTGGAAAGCCTCCTTTATAAATTTATACACCTTTATTATAGTCTTCTAAAAATATACTGTTTACTCAAAAAATCTCCCTGGGATAAGATAACAGTTAAACCTGCATACATGAGTTCTGCACCTGAGTAAACTACTCCATTTTCCTGTAATTCATACAGTCCCTCTTCAACCAAATCTTTTAATTTTAAAGTTGTTTCCATGGTCTCTACAACAGATAAAACTCGGACGTAGCTTACAATCGTTTGATTTCCATAGTTAAATTGTACAGCTACTTCATTGGATTTAGCATCGGGATTGATTAACCTATACTGGTTTCCCAACTGGACTACTGGTCGCAATTCTTTATACAAGTTCACCTGATTAGCAATCTCAGCTTTCTCTTCATCTGATAAACTTGTCAAATCAAGCTCATATCCCAAATTTCCCATCATTGCTACATGGCCACGTGTTTCTAATGGTGTCATTCGTCCCATCTGATGATTCGGTACTGCTGAAACATGAGCCCCCATAGAAATGGTTGGATAAAGATAGGATGAACCGTATTGAATTGGTAAACGTGCAATAGCATCAGTATTATCACTTGCCCAGACTTGTGGGAAATAGCGCATCATACCAAGATCATTTCGTCCACCACCACCAGAGCAGGACTCAAAGAGAATATGTCTGTGCTTCTCTGTCAGATAAGAAACGAGTTCATAAAGCCCCAGCATGTACTGATGAGATTGCATCTTTGTCTCTAGATAAGTTAATCCATTCCCTAGCTTAGTCATATTACGATTCATATCCCATTTAATGTAATCAATCTCATGATAAGATAGGAGTTCATCTAAAACATTTTTCAAATATTCTACTACCTGAGGATTGGCAAGATTAAGTACTAATTGATTCCGAGAATAGGTATGTTCATATCCTGGAACCTGAATAGCCCAGTCAGGATGTTTACGATACAAATCGCTATCTACAGAAATCATCTCAGGTTCTAACCAAAGCCCAAACTGCAAACCTCTTTCATGGATAGCTGAAATCAGACTTTCTAGACTTCCACCCAGTTTTTTCTCATTAACAACCCAATCACCTAAAGCACGATTATCATCAAAACGATTGCCAAACCAACCATCATCTAATACAAAAAGTTCAATGCCAACTTTCTTAGCTTCATCTGCTAACTCTAACAGTTTTTCTCTCTGAAAATCAAAGTAAGTAGCTTCCCAGTTATTAATTAGAATTGGGCGTTCTTTTGTAACAAATTTACTTGGCATAATGTGCTTCAGTATAAAATTCTGACTTTCATGACTAACACCAGTTAATCCCTTATCTGAATAGGTCATTAAAGCTACTGGTGTTTCGAAGTTTCCCTCAGGGTCTAACTTCCAAGAAAAATTTTCCGGATTAATTCCAATAGCCAGCCGAACTTCATTCAATTGATTCTTTTGAACAAAAGCTTCAAAGTTTCCACTATACATTAGTTGAATAGCAAACACATTTCCAGCATCCTCTGTGACTCCTTGATCACATAAGAGAAGAGCTGGTGTTTGAGCATGCCCAGAAGCCCCACGGTTCGAACTAATCGAAAAGATTCCTTGTTCTACCTGTTGACGTCTGACAGTCTTTTCACGAGCATAAGCACCCTGCAGAGTTACGATTTCGTAATCTGCAGCTGGAACATCAGCCATAAAAGAAAAATCTTTATGGATGACAACTTCCTGATTACTATTATTTTCCAATTTACTATAGCTAGCAATTGTCGAATCATTATTAAAAGCAGTATAATACAAATTCAGACTAAGTTGAGCCTTAGAATCTTCTAACATTAAGGCAAGAGTCTCTGTACCATCCATGCTATGTGGAGAAGGTAAACCCTGTGGACCATTCTGACCTTTTAAAATCTTTGCTTCTACAAATCGAAAGTCTGTTACTTCAGTTGCATCATGCTGAAACTGTAAAGTTGGTTTTCTAAAGTCACCCAAACCATGTTGTCCAAAAATTTGACGTTGAGTATCTAAACTAAAGGTTCGATTAGTAGCCGTTGGATTTCCTGAAAAGGCATGGTCTCGTTCATAAACACTGTTGGAACCTTTATAGTTCTTAATAGTCTTTCCTAAATGTTTCAAAAGTAAGTAGCCATTTCGATTTTCAATAATCAAACTTAGATTTTTACTCTCAACATAAAATAGATTATTCTCTATCCTAACTCCCATTTACTTCACCTCATCACTTTATTGACTATATTTTATCATCTGTAATCGCTTTCTAAAATAGAAAAATGTCTCAAGAATATGGTAAAATGTTAGGTAGGAGGTGGCACATGCTAGTTTTTTCAGAATACCAGACTGGAACAATTGACCTTTCCCTAAGCTTTTATGGATATGAGGAATGCAAACCTAATTACTCTTTTGGTCCAGCAATTCGAGATACATACGTCCTACATTACATTACCAAAGGACAAGGAAAATTTCATTACAAAGGTAAAATTGTTGATTTAAAAGAAGGAGATTTCTTTCTATTAAAACCAGAGGAACTAACCTTTTATCAAGCAGATAGTAAAGAACCTTGGGCCTACTACTGGTTAGGAATCACTGGAGGGAAAGCTCCTGACTATTTTGCTCTTTCTCAAATTTCTGATCAATCCTATCTCATCCAATCTGAAACTTGTCATACCCAGACCACTGCAAAACTCATCTCAGACATTGTCCGCTTCGCTCAGATTACCAAATCAAATGAATTAGCTCAACTCCATATCATGGGACAACTCCATGAACTGATGTTTCATCTGGGAACTATTGCTCCCAATCAGAAAAAAAAGAATATTTCATCAACCTACCAACTCTATATTGAATGCAAAAGATTAATTGATAGTCACTATCCTCAATCACTTACAATTCAAGATTTAGCAAAAGAACTATCCGTTCACAGAAGCTACTTATCAAGCGTATTCAAAGAATTTAATACCTTATCACCCAAAGAATACTTACTCTATGTTCGAATGCACCGAGCTAAACAGCTTCTCGAAAATACCCAAGAGTCTATCAAAGTAATTGCATATTCGGTAGGTTTTTCAGATCCACTCCATTTTTCAAAAGCTTATAAACAATACTTCAATCAGACTCCAAGTCATACAAGAAAAGAATATTCTCAATACCAACTAGTAAGAAAGGAAACACTATGAAATCCTACCAAGCTGTCTACCAGATTCTGACAAAAGAAACCGACTATATCAGCGGAGAAAAAATTGCTGAAGAACTATCCTTAAGCCGAACATCAATTTGGAAAGCCATCAAGCGGCTAGAACAAGAAGGTATTGAAATTGATAGCATAAAAAATAGGGGCTATAAACTATTGAATGGAGATCTTCTCCTGCCAGACCTTATACAAGAAAATCTCCCAATTACCGTTAATTTTAAGTCAGAAACTAAATCTACCCAAATTGATGCAAAAGAAGCAATAGATAGAGGATATGAAACAAACACCCTCTATCTAGCTTCCTATCAAACAGCAGGCCGAGGTCGATTTCAACGTTCTTTCTACTCACCACAAGGTGGCATTTATATGACCCTCCATCTTAAACCAAATCTTCCCTATGACAAATTACCATCCTACACACTACTTGTAGCAGGAGCTGTCTA from Streptococcus mitis encodes:
- a CDS encoding ABC transporter permease/substrate-binding protein, coding for MTNLIATFQDRFSDWLTALSQHLQLSLLTLLLAIFIAIPLAVYLRYHEKLADWVLQIAGIFQTIPSLALLGLFIPLMGIGTLPALTALVIYAIFPILQNTITGLKGIDPSLQEAGIAFGMTRWERLKKFEIPLAMPVMMSGIRTAAVLIIGTATLAALIGAGGLGSFILLGIDRNNASLILIGALSSAVLAIAFNFLLKVMEKAKLRTIFSGFALVTILLGLSYSPALLAQKEKENLIIAGKLGPEPEILANMYKLLIEENTSMTATVKPNFGKTSFLYEALKKGDIDIYPEFTGTVTESLLQPSPKVSHEPDQVYQVARDGIAKQDHLAYLKPMSYQNTYAVAVPKKIAQEYGLKTISDLKKVEGQLKAGFTLEFNDREDGNKGLQSMYGLNLNVATMEPALRYQAIQSGDIQITDAYSTDAELARYDLQVLEDDKQLFPPYQGAPLMKEALLKKHPELETVLNKLAGKITESQMSQLNYQVGVEGKSAEQVAKEFLQEQGLLKK
- a CDS encoding ABC transporter ATP-binding protein, encoding MIEYKNVALRYTEKDVLRDVNLRIENGEFMVLVGPSGSGKTTMIKMINRLLEPTDGNIYMDGKRIKDYDERDLRLSTGYVLQAIALFPNLTVAENIALIPEMKGWTKEEIAQKTEELLAKVGLPVAEYGHRLPSELSGGEQQRVGIVRAMIGQPKILLMDEPFSALDAISRKQLQVLTKELHKEFGMTTIFVTHDTDEALKLADRIAVLQDGEIRQVANPETILKAPATDFVADLFGGSVHD
- a CDS encoding MarR family winged helix-turn-helix transcriptional regulator — its product is MKDSHLVAHHIRLLNGRIFQKLVNQDSEALYRSEQGKILAVLWNSKTGCATATDIALATGLANNTLTTMIKKLEEQNLVTISPCGEDKRKKYLVLTELGQSQKEVGQRVNQKLDTIFYKGFSEKEIRQFEAFQERILANLKEEENEV
- a CDS encoding O-antigen ligase family protein, with the translated sequence MKSIGFIEKLKGLSSKELILLGIILSIFLPFYLFVVVFCLYIISLIFTGDMKSILQKMGEHPMLLLFLGYSTVISVFAQNWMGVVASVGIFLFTVFFLHYQSILSHKFFRLILQLVLFGSVLSAAFASLEHFQIVKKFNYAFLSPNMQVWHQNRAEVTFFNPNYYGIICCFCIMIAFYLFTTTKLNWLKVFCVFAGFVNLFGLNFTQNRTAFPAIIAGAIIYLFTTIKNWKAFWLSIGVFAIGLSFLFSSDLGVRMGTLDSSMEERISIWDAGMALFKQNPFWGEGPLTYMHSYPRINAPYHEHAHSLYIDTILSYGVVGTILLVLSSVVPVRLMMDMSQESGKRPIIGLYLSFLTVVAVHGIFDLALFWIQSGFIFLLVMCSIPLEHRTLVSDMTD
- the gtfA gene encoding sucrose phosphorylase, which produces MSIQNKTMLITYSDSLGNNLKDLYENLEEHFGDAIGGVHLLPFFPSTGDRGFAPVDYDEVDSAFGDWEDIKRLGEKYYLMFDFMINHISRQSKYYKDYQEKHEASEFKALFLNWDKFWPENRPTQSDVDLIYKRKDRAPKQEIVFEDGSVEHLWNTFGEEQIDLDVTKEVTMEFIRKTIQHLASNGCDLIRLDAFAYAVKKLDTNDFFVEPNIWDLLDKVRDIAAEYGTELLPEIHEHYSIQFKIADHDYYVYDFALPMVTLYTLYSSRTERLAKWLKMSPMKQFTTLDTHDGIGVVDVKDILTDEEIDYASNELYKVGANVKRKYSSAEYNNLDIYQINSTYYSALGDDDVKYFLARLIQAFAPGIPQVYYVGLLAGKNDLKLLEETKEGRNINRHYYSNEEIAEEVQRPVVKALLNLFSFRNRSEAFDLEGTIDVETPTAHSIVIKRQNKDKSVTAVAEIDLQNQTYRVIENGIEVTF
- a CDS encoding carbohydrate ABC transporter permease produces the protein MKKEEKLNQFWKYVLLIVGGILILVPLLVTVFSSFKTTKDIMNHFFGLPNPFTLSNYERLVSDGIGGYFWNSAVITVLSLIVVAFFIPAAAYSIARNMSKKKAFAIMYSLLILGIFVPFQVIMIPITVMMSKLGLANMWGLVLLYLTYAIPQTLFLYVGYIKISVPDSLDEAAEIDGADRFTTYRRIIFPMLKPMHATTLIINALWFWNDFMLPLLILNKDSKMWTLPLFQYNYQGQYFNDYGPSFASYIVGIITITVVYLIFQKHIISGMSNGAVK
- a CDS encoding carbohydrate ABC transporter permease, whose product is MAIRKILNKYWGWTFLLIPLALQAIFFYFPMVQGAFYSLTNWTGLTYNYKFVGLNNYKLLMIDGKFFTAIAFTLILTLALIIGEITIGMVVARALNSKMKGQTFFRAWFFFPAVLSGLTVSLIFKQFFNYGLPTIGKILGISFLQESLLGTPIGAVVATIFVLLWQGVAMPIILFLAGLQSIPSDILEAASIDGATSKQTFWKIELPYLLPTISMVFILALKSGLTAFDQIFALTSGGPNNATTSLGLLVYNYAFKSNQYGYANAIALILFLIIGIVSLIQIKLSKKFEI